The nucleotide window TTGCATAGGCCGCCAGGAACGTGTGCAATACCCGGTAGAAAACATATATATGAAAGAGGTCGCGCTAAGGCAAAGACTCGGTATTTATACGTTTCACGAGGTAAAACGACGTCTTGGGGCGTTCAAGCATTTATGGTGCACGTTCCACTTTTGAAAAGGACGGGGCGATGCACGAATGAATCGCCGTTCTCTGGCCATGATTTTAAAATCGCCGGGGAAATTAGTTGACAGAACTAGCCCGGCCAGAAGAGCGGTCCGGCGAAAAATCTCTTCGTTAGATTTAATAGGGATTCGACCTTCGCACAGAAACGCTCCACGTTGATGGACCATGAATCTTTCATGGGATTTTTGCGTGTGCCGGTTCTAGGTTTAAGAAACGATTTCGAAGGCCGGGATCAAACTACGAAACTGACTGCGGTCTGAATACGCCTGTGATCGCGTAAAGGAGGTAAGAAAAGgtagagagaaaaaggagaattgAAAAAGTCGCTTTCACGTTGATACGCTCTTGACTGAAGCTTCTTGGGTTGGCCGATTCAACCAAACCGCGCATAATAGCAGCTCGACTAACCGTAATTTCGTCCTATTTTGTCGGATAAATCCTACCGACTGTTTCGAGCGACTGGCGTAAAAAGTAGTTTGCGTGGAGCTTTCAATTGCGACCGTTTCGttccaaattaattttcaatgtgTAACGAGGAATTTTTGGCGGTTTTACCTggagatttaataaatttatcctTCGATAAAAAGCGACagaatttaatacattttatgttGGTTTATTACGCGTTACTTCTGTAAATTAAATCCTTTTGCTGTTTTTCAACGAAAGATTAAAAACGCGATCGTTTCGTATATCGCCATGTGACCGCATGTTAAACGGAAAAGATGCTACCAGAAAccgatagaaaagaaaagaaacaaatcaaTTCTGTCTGTCCGTTCGTTAAACCTACAAAGATCCTTCCAACTCTCGACTCCGTATGAAATTGTAGGAAATCGGCCTTAAGGACTCGCGTTAATCTACGCATCGAAGCGAACGGAGGAATTCTCAATTCCTGCAGTTTTCCAGCGTGTGCAAGCAGAGTCACCGAGAAGAAgcaaagagaaggaagagaaggaggTGGAGAAGGTGAGAAGGGGTCCTCGCAGAGAGGGGCGTCCTCTAAGCTGAATAATTCAAGCTCTCATTAGGGCGACAAAAGCACCCTGATGGATAGCTGCTTGGCTCCGTTGCTTGTCGTTTGTATGGAGCCACACGTACTTACACACTTCGCGTTTCATACGCTACCTGGCCGTATACGTATGTCAGTGGTCCCTTACTCGGCCCTGGAATATACATATAGGCGCGCAAACATCCCGTAGACCCGACCTCTCCCGACCACTCGTTACGTTTCTGCGTTCTCTACCCCCGTCCACCTTCCGACTCTCTTTCGCCCCGCTTTATCGCTATCAAGATGTGTTTTCTTTTGATTTGTTCGACCTGTAGGGTGTAGATTGGAGTCGCTGTCCAGCAGATGCGAGCCAGGGGCTGATACTTCAAGGGTGATACTTTCGCTGCGTCGAGGATTGGGATGAGCGAGACTTCTTCGGTCTTTGATTCCAGTTTCAATACGTACATGCACTCGCGTGTGTACATATTTCTAGGTGGCAGTAGAAGGTTTAGAGCGAACTGAGAGACGAGGTGATCTTAAGAGTAAGATAACTTGTTTTTTGTACGAATATGTGGGCTAGAAATGTCGCTGAAAAGCAGAAGGATACACGCGACATGTGAAATATAACGTAGCAAAATGTAggatttattttcactctGTTTTCCATGTTTGAACAATAACCGTCTTATAAAAGTTAATCAGCGCGTTGAAATTcgcaaaatttattcaaataaaagtcGATACTGCACCGTTCGATCTGCGTAAATCCAAAACCGAGCATCAACTGGAAAATAAACTTGATCGTTGCGTCTAAAATCTCTATTACAACCACCTGCAACCCGAGAACCGTTGCATTCCAACAGTTTTCTCCTTCTCATTACCACTTATTATCACAAAGACTCGTTCCCGGGATTGTAAATATCTTTCTACTATCCTATTTATCTCTCTAACTCTCCTCCCTTCGGCCTCGTCCCCAACCTTCTTCCGACTACCTTGTACCCTCCACCTGCAGCCTCTTGCCCATCCCCTGTCGCAGcctctttgttttatttcgaatgttctttcatttcttaaaAGGTTCTCCGGTGATAATTAGCACAATGCGCGGCGGCATTAATTATTACCTGCGCTAATTACCCGAGGATAAATCGCTCTCGGCGAGGGGTAGCCGGCGTTGGCGGCGGATTCGAGGGTCGTCGGGGCGGTTTCGAGGGGTTGGGCGGCTGGTCGAGCTGGCCCATTACCGTTATTGCTGCAACAAACCGTCCAACAACAGCGATAAATACGGGCGAGAAGCTGGCGTTACAAATGTCTCTCTGAGTTATGATTATTTAGCGCGACTGCTGCCGGCCGGATCGTTCGTTGCGGCCTGCAAACCGACCGGTTCCCATTTCTGCGAGAGTTTATGCGGCCACAGCTTTTGTTGCTGCACGTGTTTCGCGTATTCCTTTTACGTTCAACTTGCTTCGCTTTCTTTACAGCTCGTTTTTTCGCACGTGTTGTCTTAACAGAGTCCTATTCTTCCGCTTATTCGGTATCTTGTTTGATTTAATCCCGTAATGCATAACCCCTCGTCTTATACGAGcaatcgttaattttattaaccatttatgtatatatatatatatatattttcgaaaatttcgatcTAATCTAACGATCAGCGCGAAACGCGGCTCTGTATAACAGTtactacaaaaataaatgaaacaattattaaagtttaatttataaatgtattccTCTGtatgcatttataaaaataactaaaaatatttcatgcgaatttcgataatttatttataccatAGGTAATACAGGTACAATACTCTGTGTATATTGAACGCATAGACACTTTATATAGTGTATATAGAAACATTCTTATAACGTAggagtgtgtgtgtgtaggTACCGGATTAGTTGGGTTGGACGAAAAAAGTGATACGAGTTTGATACCCACGACATATGTACGAATGCTCAAGTATCTAAAGTTGTCAGTGACGATCCACCTTAGCCCCTGACGAACTGTAACCGTGTTCTGTCATTTGTAGAGGGGTAAAGATAGTTTCCGTACAAACCGCTAGAGGTAGTATACTTGCTAGTGTCCTTCTCACAAGCGAAATTACTCACCATCCGATTTATAAAAGCtgctgaaattaatttatttatcgcttCTCGGCCTTATGGCTAAGATCAAAGTGTAGTATCTGTTCTTATCAGCTTAATATCTGATACACTCCCCATTGGGGAGTCAGAATATTAACCTGATTTTTGAAACTAGACGGAGATGAAGGGCTTGCTCTTCCTCTGTCACGAGTCGGCCCGGCATTGCAGTACAGCCGGGAACGgctcaataataaaattctaaaattaaatatttactatatatataactgaTTTCTGGTAGTTtagtatttttcaataaatacacTGTTAGTTTCATTAAAAGCTTTAACTCTGCAAAATGTCGCTAATTTATTTGTAAGTGAGTGTCTCAAATATCGGTGCTTACACCGATGTTAGTCTTTGGATACGCTTCAAATAATTCTGTGCGATAAAGGTAAGTTGATACATGTACGACAATTGCAATCATAAATAAAGTCACAGATAAACAAGCATCCCGTATTCATCAACACTTATGTGTAGTGTGGTATAGCTACAAGTAATAAGAGGACTTTCAAGATCTATTTAGTGTAACTTTCATTAAAGTTATTGAAGATTAGATTCGCAATTTTTAAGACCTTGTTAGTGCATCCTGGTGGAGGCTTACACAACTTGGTGGATTGAATAGTTATCTATCGAACACACGTTTCTTTGCTTACTGTAGTTGAATCACAACCGTGATGGCTCGACGTTCTCTAGAGTGGCGCTAACTAGCATAGGTAGCATAGGATAGCATAGGTTTGCCATTTACCAACCGTTTCCCATGTTCTGAAATACCGATCGTTCTGTCATAGACTTTAGTCACCAACGGTTGTTAGACATCTTAATTATCATTCAGTAAGAATAAGATACTGTATACTTGCCTAAAGTCGTATACACAGGTCTAAAAACTCCAATGGAAGGAGTGAGATTCTTACAAGGGTCAGAAAATATTTCCCAAGGCGTTCCAATCGACTTGTTAGGCTTCGTGATATAGTACGCCTTATGTTTGTAATCTGCGaacgtaaatttattatcatttatttaaagtaatttaGTTCATATCCTTTATCTTCGGTGGTAAGCGCTATCTAGCAGCCAATTTGTAAAACACAACATAGAATATCAAACTATTGAGAATCTTAGCTCCTCCATTGCTGTTTCCAATGTTCCAGACCTATTGTGGTTGTGTATTATTGGTTATGTTTATACGACTGTGCCTTAGTGCCTCTGGCAATGCTTCAGTTACAAATTATACATGAATCTATGATGGTTCCATATTATTATAGTTTACTGGTTTCGTTCGACTGTGATGATTGTGTTATGTCCCTTACAAGCAGCGAATGTAGAAATTACatgaatgtattttaatatttatatatatttagtcaAACGTGcttcatttataaatatctaaattttttaaaaataatagtaatgaaagtaaaataatggCTAGTACGGacaaaatacgtaatactagTGTTAAAGAAACAagtttttcttcaaataataatgtatCTATGTCAGAACAgtcaaattttccatttattccGATTATATTTTCTCCTTATGTAGTTTCTAGTCGTGGAAAATCCAATGCTAGAAGAGAACAGCAGTTAAAACGTGGTTTTAGTCTTCGTCATTCGCCAAGCGATGATGATGTTCCTACCAAAGACACTATcatgaaatgtttaaatatttcgattgaagaagaagaacgtaCCGCACaatattttcactttctttTGAATAGAGAAACGGATAGATTAACCGAATTATGTGAAAAATGGATGAAAATTATGGTAGAAGCTGAAATTACAGAAAATGATCAATGGGAAATAAGTCAAGTTATTGAACAAACacatttgttaataaataaaaaatttgatagaTTTCGTAAATTGGTTACTAATTGCGAAACAGGGAAAGGAGAAATGTTAGTTACATGTAAAGATTTGCAAGGATTTTGGGATATGATGTACATGGATATACAAAACTGTGAtttacaatttgaaaaattgaggGACCTTTGTTCGCAAGACAGGAAAGAAGATGTGCTTATTAACAAATCagttactaaaaaaaaattaaattccattaAAGCTACCTTAATAAAGAGCAAACAGAAGATGACagagaaaattagaaacattgGTGGTAAAAGTAAACTTAAATCTAATTTATACCAAACTTTAGGTGATAAATATGATAAGAATATAAGTTCTGGGATAAAACACAGAATAAAGGCTATATTTAGTAGTTCTAATGAAAAAAAACTTTCACCTGTAAAGTACGCTAAAAGATTAAGTTTACTGCAAAAAGTACAATTATCTGAAACACTGACGAAACAAAAGCCTTGCTCAAAAACAATAAATCTGagtgaaatatgtaaaacacCAGAAGTTCAGTTAGATGATTCGATATCTTATATCAATTCTAATCAAACACCAGGAAAGAGCATATTAAAACAGCCAAAGAATTCACCTAAAATAGGATGTCtcatgaaatttacaaataaagttaattttgATGATCATATAGTTTTAAATGAAGTACCAATTGACGAAGAAACAgaggtaaaattaaatttagctGCGGCATTGTCAAGAATAGATAATTTAGATCTTGATAGCTCTAATGAAGTAACAGCTTTTAGTgcagaaagaaactttttttttgATGATGTTAGATCCGATGAATGTAAAAATGATatcaaagaaaattcaaaagataataaattaacgtCTCCACGAACGCAAACGACAATAGCATTTCaagaattgaataaaaatctcGGTACACCACAAGAAAGAAGCacgagaaaacaaaattttgtagataaaaatatgataccAAATCAAACTCTGCCattcgatagaaatatttccacaccaattaaagaaaataaagatgttAAAACTGTAAATACACTAAAACAGAAACATACTCctaattataacaaaaaagaaatcaacaaTAGTGATGAAAgtataagaattttaagaaatagaaCTATTATTTCAATGGATACATCTCTACCTAAGAGAAGATCTTTTAGCAAAATGTCTATGGATATAGAAGAACGAGAACATAAAGAAAATGAATCAcctttaaagaagaaaagaagaacaagttctttcaaaattaacgttgataataatgaaaaaatgaatataaatgaaagtaaTAACAACAAGGGAAGATCTATTAAAAACGTCAAATTTTCTGGTACTGATAATTCCCAGTAAActagtattttatttgttctaaatgcaatattcgaataaatatgttttattacagGAAAAGAATATAGTGCAGAAAGAAATAGACCAACCTTATCTATGACTTCTCGTGTTCAAAGGTGTAAAATAGATTCCAACAAATACATTCCAATAGAAGATTCTATTTCTTTGGAAATGCAAAcgaaaagtaattattttattctaatttttcttaGTTGGAGATTATACttagatatattatttatatgtatatgtacataactTAATTTCAGCTCCAGAACGAATTAGGAGATCTAAAAGCAAAATATCATAGTTTGTATGACTGATGTACAAATATaaagtttttataatttttaatcagtttaataaaactttcaatTGTTACACGTTTTATCCACGAAAATCCTCAAGTATTTATATGgattattttcattgaaactACATTTTTAAGCATTTAACGTCTTCGTTTTTAAGTTTAGTATATactttatacaatattaatatgtaatgtTAATGTactgtatattaatattaggtTAAATAGGATTTCATCGAACaacatatttgtttataaagaGACAACCAGAGGAAGTTAGAAAATTTGTGCGTCTtgtataatgatatttatattaataaaatttattttttgtcagAATCATGTGTATGATTTATGATCACAGATTACGAAAGATAGCACAAAATTCGTTGACCTTGTCATCTATGGAAAGACATCTATCCTATTAATCTAATAATGCGTAATCGCAATATAAGATTTCTTTACCTACAGTTGGATTGTAGTAGGTAATGTCACATTAGATTTAGGAATGTACCACTAGCACCGTTTTTAGTTCTTAAACAAAACCTTTAATCCACCAAGGTCATTTTGTCGATAAGTAATTATCGACATGTAACAAAATATGTTACTTTTTTCTATTCATGTCGATTTGACGAATTTTATTGCGAGAGTGTAACAGCTTCGGgagaataaaacaaagaataaaGCTTGTTTTGTCGTGTAAACACAtgaatttatacgttattactgaATTGTTATAATAATCAAAATCTATTTTCGCTTCTGAATctaaacataatttaaaagttGTTCTATCTGAAACTGAATATATTATCTCatcttgtaaatttttttttaaaatatcttacttcatttatttagttctatattttattaatactgtCCTTTCTTTCTAATATCGATATTTGttcttaattaaacgaataaaatattttgtataggACAAAGCGAACcagtactttttattttaatttattatcacgGTTGTTTCCTTTGgcatttcataaaattatattttccgatagagtaatatttctttcaaagatcattttctacattttctatttgtaaAGCTGTGAAATGCCATTTGTTACGAAGAATTTATCCAAGTAGACGATACATGATGTGTACTACGTTTCATATAAATCATCGTTGTTATGCACTGCCTAGCAACAATTACTCTTTAAAGTTATCTTAATCCCTCTTACTTCGCGGAACGCATAATAGTCAATTCCTACATACAAATAAGACAAGACCTAAGAACAAGACGTCTCGTTTTCGAATACACCGCGCCTGAAACCAGATCACCAAATATCCCCACATTCCATTTATTCTTCTTCCACCGTAAAAGCAGGTCCAATGGAAGGGGTTGATACATTATCCTCGTGATATCGCGAGCAATGGAAGGGGAATAGTTCCGCGTGGTGTGGTGGGGAATGTTAGAGATGGTCGTGGGGTTCGATAACGCACGCCTGCCTTGTCTAATTACTTTTACTTGTATCTGCTCATATTTACTGGTAGAAGGAGAAGAGCCGTACGGAGCAGCATAGAACACGAGCTCGGGGCAGTAGGCACGAGGAAGGTCGTCTGTGAGAAACGAAGGATGGCCTGCTCGGGAACGCCGGTCACGACGCTTACAGTCTCCCTCGTTTATCTTCTGACACTTTTCGGTGAGTTACCAACTTACAAGTTGGCCCGCCTGCTTTCACGTTTCGATCTTATGTATTTTCCCGCGCGACGTTATGCATcctcgttaatttttaaatccctttgctatattatttgtcatttttcaATGGTTCGACCAACTATCGAGGAAACTATTCATAGAAGTGGTTGAcgttgattaaaattattcaagtGACTGTTTAAACAGCTGTATTTGACGCagtgtttgtttctttgttcAGTGTATCTATACATTCCTTTCTGGTATTTCACTTTCTATTGGTTTGGTTAATCAAggctacaaaattattttctaacttGGGGCATAGGACAATTATAGTAATTGGCAACAGAACTTTAGGATTTAAGAACAAaagataattctttaattacttTAAAGTGCTACGAAGATCGTCTCTGATAGAAGTTTCTTGTATTTCAGGTTCCTACTGTCAAATGGCCCCAGGTAAATTaacatctttttattttatattcatgatatactttaatataaaaaaactaaaggaaaataaataataaatgtgatTTTTCTCTGTATAATTTACTTTCAGCAATTCAGCTAAGTTCATTagtaagatataaaataattgaaaaggtTGTACATACGCGGATCtataaactaaatataaatttgaaccTGTTTGGCAGGATAACTGATCTGAGGTAACATAATAATGCTTAGGAATTCACGATTGGATTTTATTCCGTTTAGCGTCGATAATTTTACTCGAAATAGAAGATTGAAACGAAATCAAGCACCATAttcgaaattca belongs to Bombus pascuorum chromosome 10, iyBomPasc1.1, whole genome shotgun sequence and includes:
- the LOC132911535 gene encoding disks large-associated protein 5-like gives rise to the protein MASTDKIRNTSVKETSFSSNNNVSMSEQSNFPFIPIIFSPYVVSSRGKSNARREQQLKRGFSLRHSPSDDDVPTKDTIMKCLNISIEEEERTAQYFHFLLNRETDRLTELCEKWMKIMVEAEITENDQWEISQVIEQTHLLINKKFDRFRKLVTNCETGKGEMLVTCKDLQGFWDMMYMDIQNCDLQFEKLRDLCSQDRKEDVLINKSVTKKKLNSIKATLIKSKQKMTEKIRNIGGKSKLKSNLYQTLGDKYDKNISSGIKHRIKAIFSSSNEKKLSPVKYAKRLSLLQKVQLSETLTKQKPCSKTINLSEICKTPEVQLDDSISYINSNQTPGKSILKQPKNSPKIGCLMKFTNKVNFDDHIVLNEVPIDEETEVKLNLAAALSRIDNLDLDSSNEVTAFSAERNFFFDDVRSDECKNDIKENSKDNKLTSPRTQTTIAFQELNKNLGTPQERSTRKQNFVDKNMIPNQTLPFDRNISTPIKENKDVKTVNTLKQKHTPNYNKKEINNSDESIRILRNRTIISMDTSLPKRRSFSKMSMDIEEREHKENESPLKKKRRTSSFKINVDNNEKMNINESNNNKGRSIKNVKFSGKEYSAERNRPTLSMTSRVQRCKIDSNKYIPIEDSISLEMQTKTPERIRRSKSKIS